The following coding sequences are from one Haloarcula taiwanensis window:
- a CDS encoding PTS fructose transporter subunit IIA: MTDAISADDIEELIPANHISLSEPPAEKEACIESLLDLLVDGGRVEDRERALEALLERESETTTGVGMGIGIPHAKTDAVSQPSLAFARSEEGIDFGSMDGEPATLIFMILVPEAGGEEHLDILSSLSRALMHDDVRDRLHAAEDEATVQDTLREAIA; encoded by the coding sequence ATGACAGATGCAATCTCAGCGGACGACATCGAAGAACTGATTCCGGCGAACCACATCTCGCTGTCCGAGCCGCCGGCAGAGAAGGAAGCGTGTATCGAGTCCCTGCTTGACCTGCTGGTGGACGGCGGCAGAGTCGAGGACCGCGAGCGCGCACTTGAAGCACTGCTGGAGCGCGAATCGGAGACGACAACGGGCGTCGGCATGGGGATCGGGATTCCACACGCGAAGACTGACGCTGTGAGTCAGCCCTCGCTCGCGTTCGCTCGCTCCGAGGAGGGAATCGACTTCGGTTCCATGGACGGCGAACCCGCGACGCTCATCTTCATGATCCTTGTCCCGGAGGCCGGTGGGGAGGAGCACCTCGACATCCTCAGCTCGCTCTCGCGGGCTCTGATGCACGACGACGTCCGGGACCGGCTCCACGCGGCGGAGGACGAAGCGACCGTTCAGGACACGCTTCGGGAGGCCATCGCATGA
- a CDS encoding glycosyl transferase: MNESVDTEGGTTPLVSAIIPTYGRNERLSSAIQSVLEQTYDNIELLVVDDASPTPVRETLDSFDPTVGNSFRILRHDKNRGANAARNTGIRAADGRYVAFLDDDDQWDETKITKQVQAFQESGSETGVVYTGVRKDGPEGTTVSTPVASGDVMTDLLTGTNFGQFSSVMVDTTVIETAGLPDERLPAWQDREWFFRLAQHAHFQPVRETLTYRQTGLPDSITKKFEEKRDVAYPLLISKHDWVAAEYGLYYERMFVATMRRSLARSAVRADRYREARKYFFLSALANPLYWSVYPHLVASLGGRWSYESIASLRQKVTNGPASGT, from the coding sequence ATGAATGAGTCCGTGGACACGGAAGGAGGGACAACGCCGCTCGTGAGCGCAATCATTCCGACGTACGGCCGGAACGAACGGTTATCGAGCGCCATCCAGAGTGTTCTAGAGCAGACGTACGACAACATTGAGTTGCTCGTCGTCGATGACGCATCTCCGACTCCTGTCAGAGAAACGCTGGACTCATTCGATCCGACGGTGGGCAACTCGTTTCGGATCCTCCGTCACGACAAGAACCGAGGAGCGAACGCTGCCAGGAATACGGGTATTAGAGCCGCCGACGGCCGGTACGTCGCATTTCTGGACGATGACGACCAGTGGGACGAGACGAAGATTACAAAGCAGGTGCAAGCATTTCAGGAGTCTGGCTCGGAGACCGGTGTTGTGTACACCGGCGTTCGGAAGGACGGGCCAGAGGGCACGACAGTGTCGACACCAGTCGCATCGGGCGACGTAATGACGGACCTCCTGACCGGCACGAACTTCGGTCAGTTCTCGTCGGTTATGGTCGATACGACGGTCATAGAAACTGCAGGATTACCCGACGAGAGATTGCCTGCCTGGCAAGACCGCGAGTGGTTCTTCCGCCTAGCACAGCACGCCCACTTCCAGCCAGTTCGGGAGACGCTGACGTACCGTCAGACCGGACTCCCCGACAGCATTACGAAAAAGTTTGAAGAGAAGCGAGACGTGGCCTATCCACTGCTCATCTCGAAACATGACTGGGTTGCGGCGGAGTACGGACTCTACTATGAGCGGATGTTCGTAGCCACAATGCGTCGCTCGCTGGCACGGTCTGCGGTTAGAGCCGACCGTTACAGGGAGGCCAGGAAGTACTTTTTCTTATCCGCGCTCGCGAATCCGTTGTACTGGTCAGTGTATCCGCATTTGGTTGCGTCGCTCGGTGGGAGATGGTCTTATGAATCGATTGCCTCTCTCCGACAGAAGGTAACTAACGGTCCCGCTTCCGGCACCTAA
- a CDS encoding glycosyltransferase WbuB, with protein sequence MTTDCVIVSQRYPPEKGGNASRIHDTAVNLGDDFDVTVLAPCLCYPPGNFERTWKRKQTDRDKGVVVHRLWTWQPQRENPSLLRRLPYYLIFALHAALWLVLNFRQYDVVMTSTPPISTGFPGLVAAATGTPWVIDVRDLWIENSIALGYISADSPLVTAGRAFQRLALHSADCITVTTETLGEAVADTYGSELRDRVQVVPNGVDITRFSSVSSPENGGSRIVYTGNIGSAQALEPCIRAMQHISSDDAVLQLVGDGDEVSRLKDVTDRLGLEDRVEFVGLVDRERIPEILDTATIGLAPIKDSPELDYAIPTKLYEYMACSLPVVVTGRGEIKRFATDTEAGIHTEPTPESIGAAIDSLLENPDKRVAMGRDGHRVVSESYDRQAIAGRLGEVFRTLTTGEQLESYTAPEPEHD encoded by the coding sequence ATGACGACTGACTGTGTCATCGTCTCTCAGCGGTATCCCCCTGAAAAGGGCGGCAATGCATCCAGAATCCACGACACAGCCGTCAATCTCGGTGACGACTTTGACGTGACCGTTCTGGCACCGTGCCTCTGTTACCCACCGGGAAACTTCGAACGGACTTGGAAGCGCAAACAGACAGACCGCGATAAGGGTGTGGTCGTCCACCGCCTGTGGACGTGGCAGCCACAGAGGGAGAACCCCTCTCTGCTTCGTCGACTTCCCTACTACCTGATATTCGCACTGCATGCGGCTCTCTGGCTAGTCTTGAATTTCCGGCAGTACGACGTTGTCATGACATCTACGCCACCGATCTCCACTGGGTTCCCCGGACTCGTGGCTGCTGCCACTGGAACTCCCTGGGTAATCGATGTCCGCGACCTGTGGATTGAGAACTCAATCGCCCTTGGATACATTTCAGCAGATAGTCCCCTAGTAACAGCCGGCCGCGCGTTCCAGCGCCTCGCGCTGCACTCCGCCGACTGCATTACAGTAACGACTGAGACGCTTGGAGAAGCAGTCGCTGACACGTACGGTAGCGAACTCAGGGACCGGGTTCAAGTCGTCCCGAACGGTGTTGACATCACCCGGTTTTCCTCCGTATCGTCCCCTGAAAACGGCGGCTCGCGAATCGTTTACACCGGTAATATCGGGAGTGCACAGGCACTCGAACCGTGTATCCGGGCAATGCAACACATTTCAAGCGACGATGCAGTGCTTCAGTTAGTCGGCGACGGTGACGAGGTGTCTCGGCTCAAAGATGTGACAGACCGACTTGGGCTTGAAGACCGCGTAGAGTTTGTCGGGCTGGTGGACCGTGAGCGAATCCCGGAGATCCTTGATACTGCAACTATCGGATTGGCTCCAATAAAAGACAGTCCGGAACTGGACTACGCAATACCCACGAAGCTCTACGAGTACATGGCGTGCTCGCTACCCGTTGTCGTCACCGGAAGAGGGGAAATAAAGCGGTTCGCAACGGATACAGAGGCAGGGATTCACACAGAACCCACTCCCGAGAGCATTGGGGCAGCAATTGACAGTCTTCTCGAAAACCCCGACAAGCGAGTGGCGATGGGTCGAGACGGACACAGAGTCGTCTCCGAATCATACGATCGGCAGGCCATCGCGGGTCGACTCGGCGAGGTGTTTCGGACATTGACAACAGGCGAACAACTGGAATCGTACACGGCCCCAGAACCTGAGCATGACTGA
- a CDS encoding sulfatase has product MKNIVFITVDSLRADYVSGQKAPDSLETLPQMTEEWLTCSTAYANAPYTKQSFLSILSGSYPWTFESAETGFDPDRVHIAERLSEEGYATGGFHSNTYLSPTYNYDRGFDYYLGRDSGGDGDTDSKLTSLFNTAVERAVATEQLSDLVFWTYQNAGKRLGIQLGSNLYKPAEELNQHIVNWTKQQSKPVFVWAHYMDVHNPYYPHEGTVSEGISRRRAVKLFHKVNQQRSEAAESDINSLERLYRGEIEYFDRQLGNLLERLDETLGLEETLLVFTSDHGEAFNEKGLVFHPGSALYEENVHVPMMIDGPEISGGEIETPVSHVDLVPTILKRAGIEAPESVDGRDIAGPNFDATSDRIAFTESYDHDDGGLMGTDGEYKLIRDLETGEEIFCRRHSEPEKINQPDDIESVAYDRLAGALDDHIQSVANAEVTATESEISENVRLQLRKLGYKE; this is encoded by the coding sequence ATGAAAAATATCGTTTTCATTACCGTCGATTCACTGCGTGCTGACTATGTTTCCGGGCAGAAGGCTCCTGACTCGCTCGAAACGCTTCCGCAGATGACCGAAGAGTGGCTCACGTGCTCCACTGCATACGCGAATGCGCCATACACGAAGCAATCGTTTCTCTCGATTCTGAGCGGGAGCTATCCCTGGACGTTCGAATCAGCGGAGACTGGCTTCGATCCGGACCGAGTGCATATTGCGGAGCGGTTGTCCGAAGAGGGGTACGCCACAGGTGGCTTTCACTCGAACACGTATCTAAGCCCGACATACAACTACGATAGAGGGTTCGACTATTATCTGGGTCGTGACAGTGGAGGAGATGGGGACACAGACTCCAAGCTCACGTCTCTGTTCAACACGGCCGTGGAACGGGCTGTCGCTACCGAGCAACTCTCAGATCTCGTTTTTTGGACGTACCAGAACGCCGGTAAGCGGCTGGGGATTCAGCTTGGTAGTAACCTCTACAAGCCGGCCGAAGAGTTGAATCAGCATATCGTCAACTGGACCAAACAGCAGTCTAAACCCGTCTTCGTATGGGCACATTACATGGATGTGCATAATCCGTACTATCCTCACGAGGGGACAGTCAGTGAAGGAATCAGCCGGAGACGGGCAGTAAAACTATTTCATAAAGTTAACCAACAACGGTCCGAGGCCGCCGAGAGCGATATAAATTCCCTTGAGCGTCTGTATCGTGGTGAAATAGAGTATTTCGACCGGCAGCTTGGGAACCTGCTAGAGCGACTCGACGAGACGCTCGGTCTCGAAGAGACACTCCTTGTGTTCACGTCGGACCATGGCGAAGCGTTCAACGAGAAGGGACTTGTTTTTCATCCGGGAAGCGCTCTCTATGAGGAGAACGTTCATGTTCCAATGATGATTGATGGACCTGAGATTAGCGGTGGGGAGATAGAGACCCCGGTTTCACATGTCGATCTAGTCCCGACGATACTGAAAAGAGCCGGTATCGAGGCACCAGAGTCAGTCGACGGACGAGATATCGCCGGACCAAATTTTGATGCTACCAGCGACCGTATCGCATTCACGGAGAGCTACGACCACGACGACGGCGGACTAATGGGAACTGACGGAGAGTATAAGCTCATCAGGGATCTGGAGACGGGTGAGGAGATTTTTTGCAGGCGCCACTCCGAACCGGAAAAGATCAACCAACCAGACGACATTGAGTCTGTCGCATACGACAGGCTGGCCGGGGCTTTAGACGACCACATTCAGTCGGTAGCAAACGCCGAAGTTACAGCTACTGAGAGCGAAATTTCCGAAAACGTCCGACTCCAACTCCGCAAACTCGGCTACAAAGAGTGA
- a CDS encoding PTS sugar transporter subunit IIC yields MKLVAVTSCPTGIAHSQMAAENLEQTAEEQGHDIKVEVQGAMGAENELSETDIQSADAAIIASDTSVSQDRFGGIPLIKGTVKDAVNDAEGMIADALAAADSDASDTGSDVDGSESTSTDSTQQRRRGGDRSKSLVARLKRLFS; encoded by the coding sequence ATGAAACTCGTCGCAGTCACCTCCTGTCCGACTGGTATCGCACACAGTCAGATGGCAGCCGAGAATCTTGAACAGACAGCCGAAGAACAGGGTCACGATATTAAGGTAGAAGTACAGGGGGCGATGGGAGCGGAGAACGAACTCTCCGAAACGGATATCCAATCCGCCGACGCCGCCATCATCGCCTCGGACACGTCGGTCAGCCAGGACCGGTTCGGCGGTATCCCGCTAATTAAAGGCACAGTCAAAGACGCCGTTAACGACGCCGAAGGCATGATCGCTGATGCGCTTGCGGCTGCTGACAGCGACGCATCGGACACTGGGTCCGATGTAGATGGATCCGAGTCCACGAGTACCGATTCTACTCAGCAGCGCCGTCGTGGTGGTGACCGTTCGAAGAGTCTCGTGGCTCGGTTGAAACGTCTGTTCAGTTGA
- a CDS encoding phosphoenolpyruvate--protein phosphotransferase, with the protein MADRTLHGTGATPRSGVGTVVWYGRDISLPDPDDVKVDPEAEGRRFANAVDTAREELASEREATAERVGEDEAAVFDAHIQFLEDPTIEEAVETMIGEGQPAPNAVDAAFGEHIEQFEGMDGRMAERADDLRDVRDRLLRLLTDGERVDLGDLPDGSVVLAERLTPSDTAQLDPDRVAGFATVTGGRTSHASIFARSLALPAVVGVGEALEAIEDGTEVVIDGDSGEVLVAPDDTERAAAASDSGAAVVDASVETTDGRHVEVAANIGQPAELKPAVERGADGVGLYRTEFLFLDRETPPSEDEQYEAIRETLDTFPDGRVVVRTLDIGGDKQIPYLDQPDEENPFLGERGIRRSLGPDSDLFATQLRALLRAAADGAGDLAIMFPMVATVTELDAALDALDTAAADIEECDADVVDVEVGVMIETPSAAFMAGELAARVDFLSIGTNDLTQYVMAADRENERVGDLHDPSHPGVLRAIHRTVTAAHEEDAWVGMCGEMAGDPDLTELLVGLGLDELSMSAVTIPEVKTAVSDTEYSTASERADRAQLAATRSEVHTTLDT; encoded by the coding sequence ATGGCTGACCGCACACTCCACGGGACCGGTGCCACGCCGCGCTCCGGGGTCGGGACGGTTGTCTGGTACGGCCGCGACATCTCGCTACCGGACCCTGACGACGTGAAAGTCGACCCCGAGGCAGAAGGCCGGCGATTCGCCAACGCCGTCGACACCGCTCGCGAGGAACTAGCGTCCGAGCGCGAAGCGACTGCCGAACGCGTTGGTGAAGACGAAGCCGCAGTGTTCGACGCGCATATCCAGTTCCTCGAAGACCCGACTATCGAGGAGGCCGTCGAGACGATGATCGGCGAGGGCCAGCCCGCCCCGAACGCCGTAGACGCCGCGTTCGGCGAACATATCGAGCAGTTCGAAGGGATGGACGGCCGAATGGCCGAGCGTGCGGACGACCTTCGAGACGTGCGTGACCGCCTCCTCCGTCTGTTGACGGATGGGGAACGGGTCGACCTCGGTGACTTGCCCGACGGCAGTGTCGTCCTCGCCGAACGGTTGACACCCAGCGACACGGCACAGCTCGACCCGGACCGCGTGGCCGGCTTCGCTACAGTCACGGGCGGACGGACATCGCACGCGTCGATTTTCGCCCGCTCGCTGGCCCTCCCGGCCGTTGTCGGTGTCGGGGAAGCGCTCGAAGCCATCGAAGACGGAACAGAAGTGGTGATCGACGGCGACAGCGGCGAGGTGCTGGTCGCCCCTGATGACACCGAGCGAGCGGCCGCAGCAAGCGACTCGGGTGCCGCTGTCGTCGATGCGTCCGTCGAAACCACTGACGGGCGACACGTCGAAGTGGCGGCAAATATCGGCCAGCCGGCGGAACTGAAGCCCGCAGTAGAACGAGGGGCTGACGGCGTTGGCCTCTACCGGACTGAGTTTCTCTTCCTCGACCGGGAGACGCCGCCGTCTGAAGATGAGCAGTACGAGGCCATCCGTGAGACACTCGACACGTTCCCGGATGGGCGCGTCGTCGTCCGAACGCTGGATATCGGTGGCGACAAGCAGATTCCGTATCTCGACCAGCCAGATGAGGAAAACCCATTCCTCGGTGAACGGGGAATCCGGCGCTCGCTCGGCCCGGATTCGGACCTTTTCGCCACGCAACTCCGTGCACTCCTGCGTGCTGCTGCGGACGGCGCCGGGGACCTCGCCATCATGTTCCCGATGGTCGCTACGGTTACCGAACTCGACGCTGCACTCGACGCACTGGATACAGCAGCGGCTGATATTGAAGAGTGCGACGCCGACGTCGTTGATGTCGAAGTCGGCGTCATGATCGAAACACCGAGCGCCGCATTCATGGCCGGCGAACTCGCGGCGCGAGTCGATTTCCTCTCTATCGGAACGAACGACCTCACACAGTACGTGATGGCCGCTGACCGAGAGAACGAGCGCGTCGGTGACTTACACGATCCTTCGCATCCGGGCGTCCTCCGGGCAATCCATCGGACAGTTACCGCAGCCCACGAAGAAGACGCCTGGGTCGGAATGTGTGGCGAGATGGCCGGCGATCCCGACTTAACCGAGCTTCTTGTCGGTCTCGGCCTTGACGAACTCAGCATGAGCGCTGTGACGATTCCGGAGGTCAAGACGGCCGTCAGCGACACCGAGTACAGCACCGCGAGTGAGCGTGCGGACCGCGCCCAACTCGCCGCAACGCGAAGCGAAGTCCACACCACACTAGACACATGA
- a CDS encoding sugar phosphotransferase, giving the protein MSLTMTDQHRAESALRAHVTSVKEDLMTGVSFMIPFVTIGGIFLAVAYAIGDTQAVFGNTGSAGWFLAQIGVAGLTIMVPILGGYIAYAIADRPGLAPGFLLAYILQQGNVVAEAATVIGISGGEAGAGYLGAIVAGLLAGYVARFFKNLDVPEFIQPMMPVLLIPVATMAVLTPLMLFVLGVPVALANEALTSFLQSMQGGQAIVVGLILGGMMAFDMGGPVNKVAYVFATGLITEEIYAPMAAVMIGGMIPPIGLALSNFIAPHKYAAEMYENGKSGIVLGLSFITEGAIPYAAADPLRVIPAIVAGSAVGGATSMALGVTMPAPHGGIFVVLLSNQPLAFLGSILLGSLVTAVVATVIKPDFEDRVDTGAEASSTQPSDD; this is encoded by the coding sequence ATGTCGTTGACCATGACAGATCAACACCGGGCTGAGAGTGCGCTTCGCGCTCACGTGACCTCCGTCAAGGAGGACCTGATGACGGGCGTATCGTTCATGATTCCCTTCGTAACTATCGGGGGGATTTTCCTCGCGGTCGCGTACGCGATAGGGGACACACAGGCAGTGTTCGGGAATACCGGCTCGGCGGGCTGGTTCCTGGCACAGATCGGCGTGGCCGGGCTGACAATTATGGTGCCCATTCTGGGCGGCTACATCGCGTACGCCATCGCGGACCGCCCCGGACTCGCCCCGGGATTCCTGCTGGCATACATCCTCCAGCAAGGGAACGTCGTCGCCGAAGCGGCGACAGTAATCGGCATCTCCGGCGGCGAAGCCGGTGCCGGCTATCTCGGCGCCATCGTCGCTGGGCTGCTGGCCGGGTACGTCGCGCGCTTCTTCAAGAATCTCGACGTTCCCGAGTTCATTCAACCAATGATGCCGGTGTTGCTCATCCCAGTCGCGACGATGGCAGTTCTGACGCCGCTGATGCTGTTCGTGCTGGGCGTTCCCGTCGCACTCGCTAACGAGGCTCTGACCTCCTTCCTGCAGTCGATGCAGGGCGGTCAGGCTATCGTCGTCGGCCTCATCCTCGGGGGGATGATGGCCTTCGATATGGGTGGCCCAGTAAACAAGGTCGCGTACGTGTTCGCCACCGGGCTCATCACCGAGGAAATCTACGCTCCGATGGCCGCAGTGATGATCGGCGGGATGATTCCGCCAATCGGCCTCGCGCTCTCGAACTTCATCGCGCCCCACAAGTACGCGGCCGAGATGTACGAGAACGGGAAAAGCGGTATCGTGCTCGGCCTCTCGTTTATCACTGAGGGCGCGATTCCGTATGCAGCCGCGGACCCGCTGCGTGTCATCCCGGCTATCGTGGCCGGTAGCGCTGTCGGCGGTGCGACATCGATGGCCCTCGGCGTCACGATGCCCGCGCCCCACGGCGGTATCTTCGTGGTCCTGCTGTCGAATCAGCCACTCGCCTTCCTGGGCAGCATCCTGCTGGGCTCGCTTGTGACAGCGGTTGTTGCTACGGTTATCAAGCCGGACTTCGAAGACCGTGTCGACACCGGGGCAGAGGCGAGCAGTACACAACCGTCGGACGACTAA
- a CDS encoding chromosome segregation protein SMC encodes MGSLSVSGEVATVTVEKIGGIDETTVEVPPGVTVLQGRNATNRTSFLQAVMAAHGSEWASVKGDADQGHIEFSLGGETYTRTLTRTDDGVVGSGIGLLTDPTVADLFAFLLEDNEARRAVERGDNLREIIMRPVDVASIHRQIRAAEQRKEEIDEELDRIASLKRELPDLERQQADLREEIAETRDELKRVEGRIDERDVDFQTTQKNRDELETALDELQATRSELKRVREDIQSEQESIAALRNERGNLAVERSGLPDSPDDRLESLDADIERLRERERELSEYTTQLQNVIEFNEELLSGEHREITDAIDAKPESVGDITEQLYKGSKTTCWTCGSRVKPARIESTLQSMRDHLQETITEIDDVEDNLDELTDQRDEISETRARARELTETITEVDAEIERRQSDVADLRERRDNLSARVEELEDRVTTLRTEEFDEVLDLHTEANELELKLDRLESERDEVSEEIADIESEIRRNDELADRREEVVDELIDLRSRIDRLEAEATDQFNEKMADLLDILGYGNIERIWLERTDTPDGPVVGGDDGVTGSTFTLHVVRSTDGGTVYEDTVGHLSESEREVTGLVFALAGYLVHDVYEEVPFMLLDSLEAIDAERIAALVEYFAEFPTYLVVALLPEDAQALSEEYTRITDI; translated from the coding sequence ATGGGTTCACTCTCGGTATCTGGGGAAGTGGCGACCGTCACCGTCGAGAAGATAGGGGGCATCGACGAGACGACAGTCGAGGTCCCGCCAGGGGTGACGGTGCTCCAAGGCCGGAACGCGACGAATCGGACCTCGTTCCTGCAGGCAGTGATGGCCGCTCACGGGAGCGAGTGGGCAAGCGTCAAAGGTGACGCTGATCAGGGGCACATCGAGTTCTCACTGGGAGGTGAGACGTACACCCGAACACTGACCAGAACCGACGACGGGGTTGTCGGGTCGGGCATCGGTCTTCTCACGGACCCGACTGTTGCGGACCTGTTCGCGTTCCTGCTCGAAGACAACGAGGCCAGGCGGGCTGTCGAGCGGGGTGATAACCTCCGAGAGATTATCATGCGACCCGTCGATGTGGCGTCTATCCACCGACAGATACGTGCGGCCGAGCAGCGCAAGGAGGAGATCGACGAGGAACTCGATCGTATCGCGTCGCTCAAGCGTGAGCTTCCCGACCTAGAACGCCAGCAGGCGGATCTACGCGAGGAAATTGCCGAGACGAGAGACGAGCTCAAGCGTGTCGAAGGACGCATCGACGAGCGGGACGTCGATTTCCAGACGACACAGAAAAACAGGGACGAACTCGAGACTGCTCTCGATGAACTCCAGGCTACTCGGTCCGAACTGAAACGCGTCCGCGAGGATATTCAGTCAGAACAGGAGAGCATTGCGGCGTTACGCAACGAGCGAGGCAACCTCGCAGTCGAACGGTCCGGGCTCCCAGACTCACCAGATGACCGACTCGAATCCCTAGATGCAGACATCGAACGACTTCGGGAACGGGAGCGTGAACTCTCAGAGTACACCACCCAACTGCAGAACGTCATCGAGTTCAACGAAGAACTGCTATCCGGCGAACACCGGGAAATAACTGATGCCATCGACGCAAAGCCCGAGAGCGTAGGTGACATCACGGAACAGTTGTACAAGGGATCAAAGACGACCTGCTGGACCTGTGGCTCGCGAGTGAAGCCGGCCCGTATCGAGTCGACACTCCAGAGTATGCGCGACCACCTTCAGGAGACGATCACAGAGATTGACGATGTCGAAGACAACCTTGACGAACTAACCGACCAGCGTGACGAAATTTCGGAGACGCGCGCGCGAGCACGAGAACTCACGGAGACAATTACGGAGGTCGATGCCGAAATCGAGCGCCGGCAGTCGGACGTAGCGGACCTCCGGGAGCGACGCGACAACCTTTCGGCCCGCGTCGAGGAACTGGAGGACCGGGTGACGACGCTCCGGACCGAGGAGTTCGACGAAGTGCTGGATCTCCATACGGAGGCGAACGAACTGGAACTGAAACTGGACCGCCTCGAATCAGAGCGGGACGAGGTGAGCGAGGAGATCGCCGACATCGAGTCAGAAATCCGTCGGAACGACGAACTAGCCGACCGACGGGAAGAGGTAGTCGACGAGCTGATCGACCTCCGGTCGCGTATCGACCGGCTCGAAGCCGAGGCGACCGACCAGTTCAACGAGAAGATGGCCGACTTGCTCGACATTCTCGGTTACGGGAACATCGAACGTATCTGGCTCGAACGGACCGACACGCCCGACGGCCCGGTCGTCGGCGGCGACGACGGCGTCACGGGGTCGACGTTCACCCTCCACGTCGTCAGGAGCACCGACGGCGGGACGGTGTACGAGGACACGGTCGGCCACCTGAGCGAGAGCGAGCGCGAGGTGACCGGGCTCGTGTTCGCGCTCGCCGGCTACCTCGTCCACGACGTGTACGAAGAGGTCCCGTTCATGCTGTTGGACTCGCTTGAGGCAATCGACGCGGAGCGCATCGCCGCCCTCGTGGAGTACTTCGCGGAGTTCCCCACCTACCTCGTCGTCGCGTTGCTCCCTGAGGACGCGCAGGCGCTCTCCGAGGAGTACACCCGGATTACCGACATCTGA
- a CDS encoding phosphocarrier protein HPr — MTVERTVTVVPEAGLHARPASAFVQAVNDHEAEVSAGRPDGDLVQAASMIAITSLGVGQGDDIKLVADGPDAEAVLDELERILTTPEGELDTDDG, encoded by the coding sequence ATGACGGTCGAACGAACTGTAACGGTTGTTCCGGAGGCGGGGTTGCATGCCCGGCCGGCGTCAGCGTTCGTCCAGGCCGTCAACGATCACGAGGCGGAGGTCTCGGCTGGGCGTCCGGATGGTGACCTTGTCCAGGCAGCGAGTATGATCGCCATCACCAGCCTCGGTGTCGGACAGGGCGACGACATCAAACTGGTCGCCGACGGCCCGGACGCAGAAGCCGTACTTGACGAGCTGGAGCGAATACTAACAACACCAGAGGGGGAACTGGACACTGACGATGGCTGA